The following proteins are encoded in a genomic region of Bosea beijingensis:
- a CDS encoding cupin domain-containing protein codes for MTTAIDSDILRNGTSRTAKFEGGGYGSQVSFFLVDNEPGQGPGLHIHPYSETWVIRSGEAEFTVGREKLRAGAGAIVVGPAGIPHKFVNIGPGRLELICIHANTAIVQDWVEEEAAA; via the coding sequence ATGACGACGGCGATCGACAGCGACATCCTGCGCAACGGCACGAGCCGGACGGCGAAATTCGAGGGCGGCGGCTATGGCTCGCAGGTCTCGTTCTTCCTGGTCGACAACGAGCCGGGCCAGGGACCGGGCCTGCATATCCATCCCTATTCGGAAACCTGGGTGATCCGGTCCGGCGAGGCGGAATTCACGGTCGGCCGGGAAAAGCTGCGGGCCGGCGCCGGGGCGATCGTGGTCGGCCCCGCCGGAATCCCGCATAAATTCGTCAACATCGGCCCGGGGCGGCTGGAGCTCATCTGCATCCACGCCAACACGGCCATCGTTCAGGACTGGGTCGAGGAAGAAGCTGCGGCCTGA
- a CDS encoding 2-hydroxychromene-2-carboxylate isomerase, whose protein sequence is MSRSITYYFSLHSPWTYLGNAAFHEIARRHGCGIDYRPMPLRSVFDETGGLPLPKRHPVRQRYRLLDLQRWRAARGLPLVLQPKHFPFDPSLADRMTTAILAKGGDPFAFIGDVMAGLWARDEDMGRPEALLACAARAGLDGAALMDSAEGPSVKLRYEETLGEAVKAGVFGAPSYVLDGEVFWGQDRLDLLDSALASGRAPYRVEGAV, encoded by the coding sequence TTGTCACGTTCGATCACCTATTATTTCTCGCTGCATTCGCCCTGGACCTATCTCGGCAACGCGGCCTTCCACGAAATTGCGCGGCGTCATGGCTGCGGGATCGACTACCGGCCGATGCCGTTGCGCTCGGTTTTCGACGAGACGGGCGGCTTGCCGCTGCCGAAGCGCCACCCGGTGAGGCAGCGTTATCGGCTGCTCGATCTCCAGCGCTGGCGCGCGGCGCGGGGCCTGCCGCTGGTGCTGCAGCCGAAGCATTTTCCCTTCGATCCGTCGCTGGCAGATCGCATGACGACCGCGATCCTGGCCAAGGGGGGCGATCCCTTCGCGTTCATCGGCGATGTGATGGCCGGTTTGTGGGCTCGGGACGAGGATATGGGCCGACCCGAGGCGCTGCTGGCCTGCGCGGCGCGGGCGGGCCTCGACGGGGCCGCGTTAATGGATTCGGCTGAAGGCCCTTCGGTCAAGCTTCGGTACGAGGAGACGCTCGGCGAGGCCGTGAAAGCCGGCGTCTTCGGAGCGCCGAGCTATGTGCTCGATGGCGAGGTGTTCTGGGGGCAGGATCGGCTCGACCTGCTGGATTCGGCGCTTGCCAGCGGCCGCGCGCCCTATCGCGTAGAAGGCGCCGTTTGA
- the pgeF gene encoding peptidoglycan editing factor PgeF, whose protein sequence is MFITARELAGEAGIRHAFFTREGGASTGIYASLNGGLGSADDPAAIRENRVRMARHLEVTPDNLISLYQVHSADVEVVTGPWPGDRPKADAMVTTASHVALGVSTADCGPILFADGEARVIGAAHSGWKGAFTGIVGATVTAMEKLGARRERITAVLGPTISAKAYEVGPEFIERFKAENRTYARFFTPSERAAHAMFDLPAFIGLKAQEAGIGRFVDMGLCTYGDAQRFFSYRRTTHRSEPDYGRLISAIVLT, encoded by the coding sequence ATGTTCATCACCGCCCGCGAACTCGCCGGAGAAGCCGGCATCCGTCACGCCTTCTTCACCCGCGAGGGCGGCGCCTCGACCGGAATCTATGCATCGCTGAACGGTGGGCTCGGCTCGGCCGATGATCCGGCGGCGATCCGCGAGAACCGAGTGCGGATGGCGCGCCATCTCGAAGTGACGCCGGACAACCTGATCAGCCTCTACCAGGTCCATTCCGCCGATGTGGAAGTGGTGACCGGCCCCTGGCCGGGCGATCGCCCCAAGGCCGATGCCATGGTGACGACGGCCTCGCATGTCGCGCTCGGCGTCTCCACTGCCGATTGCGGGCCGATTCTCTTCGCCGATGGCGAGGCACGGGTGATCGGCGCAGCTCATTCCGGCTGGAAGGGGGCCTTCACCGGCATTGTCGGCGCGACCGTGACGGCGATGGAGAAGCTCGGCGCGAGGCGCGAGCGCATCACCGCCGTGCTCGGCCCGACGATCAGCGCCAAGGCCTATGAGGTCGGGCCGGAATTCATCGAGCGCTTCAAGGCCGAGAACCGGACCTATGCGCGCTTTTTCACGCCGTCCGAGCGCGCCGCGCATGCGATGTTCGATCTCCCCGCCTTCATCGGCCTGAAGGCGCAGGAGGCGGGAATCGGCCGCTTCGTCGACATGGGCCTGTGTACCTATGGCGACGCGCAGCGCTTCTTCAGCTATCGCCGCACGACCCATCGCAGCGAGCCCGATTATGGCCGCCTGATCTCGGCGATCGTCCTCACTTGA
- the lgt gene encoding prolipoprotein diacylglyceryl transferase: MPVFAIPFPMIDPVAVQLGPLAIKWYGLAYVVGLLGGWWYARKLVASDGLWGGRARPQPVELDDMLLFVAFGVVLGGRIGFVLFYDLARYLERPQDIFAIWQGGMSFHGGLIGATLGLWLFARRRGYPALSVFDLAAAVVPIGLMLGRIANFINGELWGRPAPDFPYAMVFPNGGPLPRHPSQLYEAFAEGLLLFILVNLLVRAGGFKRPGFVAGVFGMGYAVARIVCEFFREPDPQLGFLFGTSVDALSGGITMGMLLSLPVFFAGLWLVLRSRRETPGEARA; this comes from the coding sequence ATGCCCGTCTTCGCCATTCCTTTCCCGATGATCGACCCCGTCGCGGTTCAACTCGGGCCGCTGGCGATCAAATGGTATGGGCTTGCCTATGTCGTCGGACTGCTCGGCGGCTGGTGGTATGCGCGCAAGCTCGTGGCCTCCGATGGCCTTTGGGGCGGTCGCGCAAGGCCGCAACCGGTCGAGCTCGACGACATGCTGCTCTTCGTCGCCTTCGGCGTCGTGCTCGGCGGGCGCATCGGCTTCGTGCTGTTCTACGATCTCGCGCGCTATCTCGAACGGCCGCAGGACATCTTCGCGATCTGGCAGGGCGGCATGTCCTTCCATGGCGGGCTGATCGGCGCGACGCTCGGCCTGTGGCTCTTCGCCAGGCGGCGCGGCTATCCCGCTCTGTCGGTGTTCGATCTCGCCGCCGCTGTGGTGCCGATCGGACTCATGCTCGGGCGCATCGCCAATTTCATCAATGGCGAGCTCTGGGGCCGGCCGGCTCCAGATTTCCCCTATGCCATGGTCTTCCCGAATGGCGGGCCGCTGCCGCGCCATCCGAGCCAGCTCTACGAGGCTTTCGCCGAAGGCCTCCTGCTCTTCATCCTGGTGAACCTGCTGGTCCGGGCCGGCGGCTTCAAGCGGCCGGGTTTCGTCGCAGGCGTGTTCGGCATGGGCTATGCGGTCGCCCGGATCGTCTGCGAGTTCTTCCGCGAGCCCGATCCGCAGCTCGGATTCCTGTTTGGGACATCGGTCGATGCGCTCTCGGGTGGTATCACCATGGGCATGCTGCTGTCGCTGCCGGTGTTCTTCGCCGGCCTGTGGCTGGTGCTGCGCAGCCGGCGCGAGACGCCCGGCGAGGCGCGGGCGTGA
- a CDS encoding class I SAM-dependent methyltransferase, with protein MTTLKAEIIDLIRQEGPIGIGRYMGLALGHPRHGYYMTRDPFGAEGDFTTAPEISQMFGELIGLWAAHAWQAMGAPARFRLVELGPGRGTLMADMLRATRIVPGFHAALSVHLVETSPVLRTRQAAALKGFEPVWHDTVADALDGPVIAVANEFLDALPLDQFVMTQDGWRERLVGLGDDGDLAFGLSAAGESTPALAAPVGSVFEQPSIALDIVVQLAGHIDSAGGAALLIDYGSMRSGFGDTLQAMKRHEFVAPLAEPGEADLTVHVDFERVGQAVLKADAALHGPATQRDFLVALGLPQRAQALSLKANPEQRAAISEAFDRLIAPGETGMGDLFKVLALSQRNLPPLPGFDLHRLPDRG; from the coding sequence GTGACCACGCTCAAGGCCGAGATCATCGATTTGATCCGGCAGGAGGGGCCGATCGGCATCGGCCGCTACATGGGGCTGGCGCTCGGCCATCCGCGCCATGGCTATTACATGACGCGCGATCCCTTTGGGGCCGAGGGCGATTTCACCACGGCGCCCGAGATCAGCCAGATGTTCGGCGAACTGATCGGGCTCTGGGCGGCTCATGCCTGGCAGGCGATGGGCGCGCCGGCGCGCTTCCGGCTGGTCGAGCTCGGGCCCGGACGCGGCACACTGATGGCCGACATGCTGCGTGCGACGCGGATCGTGCCGGGTTTCCACGCGGCGCTGTCGGTTCATCTCGTCGAAACCAGCCCGGTGCTGCGCACCCGGCAGGCGGCGGCGTTGAAAGGGTTCGAGCCGGTCTGGCACGACACGGTTGCGGATGCGCTCGACGGCCCGGTGATCGCGGTCGCCAATGAGTTCCTCGATGCCCTGCCGCTCGATCAGTTCGTGATGACGCAGGACGGGTGGCGCGAGCGATTGGTCGGGCTTGGCGATGATGGCGATCTCGCCTTTGGCTTGTCCGCCGCGGGAGAGAGCACGCCGGCGCTTGCCGCGCCAGTGGGCTCGGTGTTCGAGCAGCCATCGATTGCCCTCGATATCGTCGTGCAACTAGCCGGCCACATCGATTCGGCAGGCGGTGCGGCGTTGCTCATCGACTATGGCTCGATGCGCTCAGGCTTCGGCGATACGCTGCAGGCGATGAAACGACATGAGTTCGTCGCTCCGCTGGCGGAACCCGGCGAGGCGGATCTCACCGTCCATGTCGACTTCGAGCGGGTGGGGCAGGCCGTCCTCAAGGCAGACGCCGCCCTGCACGGGCCGGCGACGCAGCGCGATTTCCTGGTCGCGCTGGGGTTGCCGCAGCGGGCACAGGCCTTGTCGCTCAAGGCGAACCCCGAACAGCGGGCCGCAATTTCTGAGGCCTTCGATCGCCTGATCGCGCCGGGCGAGACCGGGATGGGGGATTTGTTCAAGGTTCTCGCGCTATCGCAGCGGAACCTGCCGCCTCTGCCCGGATTTGACCTTCATCGGCTGCCAGATCGGGGCTGA
- a CDS encoding cold-shock protein, giving the protein MASGTVKWFNSTKGFGFIQPDDGGQDVFVHISAVERAGLRDLRDGQKISYEIVQDKRSGKSSADNLRAE; this is encoded by the coding sequence ATGGCTTCTGGTACGGTCAAGTGGTTCAATTCCACCAAGGGTTTCGGTTTCATTCAGCCTGACGATGGCGGGCAGGACGTTTTCGTCCATATCAGCGCTGTCGAGCGCGCCGGTCTGCGCGATCTGCGCGACGGCCAGAAGATCTCCTACGAGATCGTTCAGGACAAGCGTTCGGGCAAGAGCTCGGCCGACAACCTGCGGGCTGAATAA
- the moaD gene encoding molybdopterin converting factor subunit 1, with protein MSSATATATAGTRPVRIVYFAWVRERVGLPEETLDIPSDLATIADLVRWLKARGEGYEAAFADETVVRAALDHVHAKPQARLGQAREIAFFPPMTGG; from the coding sequence ATGAGCAGCGCGACCGCCACGGCAACGGCGGGCACACGGCCCGTCCGCATCGTCTATTTCGCCTGGGTGCGTGAGCGCGTCGGCCTGCCCGAGGAGACGCTCGACATCCCTTCCGACCTCGCCACCATCGCCGACCTCGTGCGCTGGCTGAAGGCACGCGGCGAGGGCTACGAGGCGGCCTTCGCCGACGAGACGGTCGTGCGCGCTGCGCTCGACCATGTCCATGCCAAGCCCCAGGCCCGGCTGGGCCAGGCCCGCGAGATCGCCTTCTTCCCGCCGATGACCGGCGGCTGA
- a CDS encoding MarR family winged helix-turn-helix transcriptional regulator: MTKMDHVERVRAQWARELPDLDTTPTAILGRAYRLSNLVRPSIEETFAGFGLDRGEFDVISTLRRSGPPYRLTPTALYRSLMITSGGLTHRLGRLEKAGLIRREKSPEDGRSLLVVLTELGFQRAEEALRADMASEAQFLASLDSDKRATLAGLLKELLATLESEARPERQG; the protein is encoded by the coding sequence ATGACGAAAATGGATCATGTCGAGCGGGTCAGGGCGCAATGGGCCCGCGAATTGCCGGATCTCGATACGACGCCGACCGCGATCCTTGGGCGGGCCTACCGGCTGTCCAATCTTGTGCGGCCGAGCATCGAGGAGACGTTCGCGGGGTTTGGTCTCGATCGCGGCGAGTTCGACGTCATCAGCACCTTGCGCCGCAGCGGGCCGCCCTATCGGCTGACGCCGACGGCGCTCTATCGTTCGCTGATGATCACCTCCGGCGGCCTGACACACCGGCTGGGGCGGCTGGAGAAAGCCGGGCTTATCCGTCGCGAGAAATCGCCGGAGGACGGCCGCAGTCTCCTCGTCGTCCTGACGGAGCTGGGCTTCCAGCGCGCCGAGGAGGCGCTGCGCGCCGACATGGCGAGCGAGGCGCAATTCCTCGCAAGCCTCGACTCGGACAAGCGGGCGACCCTTGCGGGGCTCCTGAAGGAGCTTCTGGCGACGCTCGAAAGTGAAGCACGGCCGGAGCGGCAAGGATGA
- the rpsU gene encoding 30S ribosomal protein S21, with translation MQVLVRDNNVEQALRVLKKKLQREGVFREMKQRREYEKPSERRAREKGEAVRRAKKAARKQAQREGLLPAPKRKLPVGKGRPGAGPGAGAPRPPSV, from the coding sequence ATGCAAGTTCTCGTTCGGGACAACAATGTCGAGCAGGCGCTCCGCGTTCTGAAGAAGAAGCTGCAGCGCGAAGGCGTGTTCCGCGAGATGAAGCAGCGCCGCGAATACGAGAAGCCGTCCGAGCGCCGCGCCCGCGAGAAGGGCGAGGCTGTTCGCCGCGCCAAGAAGGCGGCCCGCAAGCAGGCGCAGCGCGAGGGCCTTCTGCCGGCGCCGAAGCGCAAGCTGCCGGTCGGCAAGGGTCGCCCCGGAGCGGGACCGGGAGCCGGGGCGCCGCGTCCTCCTTCCGTCTGA
- the pgsA gene encoding CDP-diacylglycerol--glycerol-3-phosphate 3-phosphatidyltransferase: MFDVTILPDAIRRRGPWSLPNLLTYGRILAIPALVAILFWPRDDWMRWLALGIYTAAAITDYLDGYIARAWSQQSAIGRMLDPIADKLLVAALLLMLVYTGQIEGWTLWAAIVILCREILVSGLREFLADLKVSVPVSKVAKWKTTAQLFALGFLVVGPAGDKVLPGNTTIGIVLLWAAAGLTIYTGWDYFNAGIRHLVAEDERTP, from the coding sequence GTGTTCGACGTGACGATTCTTCCAGACGCCATCAGGCGGCGCGGCCCCTGGTCGCTGCCCAACCTCCTCACCTACGGGCGGATCCTGGCGATCCCGGCCCTGGTAGCGATCCTGTTCTGGCCGCGCGACGACTGGATGCGCTGGCTCGCCCTGGGCATCTACACCGCCGCCGCCATCACCGACTATCTGGACGGCTACATCGCCCGGGCCTGGAGCCAGCAATCGGCGATCGGCCGCATGCTCGATCCGATCGCCGACAAGCTGCTCGTCGCCGCCCTGCTGCTGATGCTGGTCTATACCGGCCAGATCGAGGGCTGGACGCTCTGGGCCGCGATCGTGATCCTCTGCCGCGAGATTCTGGTCTCCGGCCTGCGCGAGTTCCTCGCCGACCTCAAGGTCAGCGTCCCCGTCAGCAAGGTCGCCAAGTGGAAGACGACGGCGCAGCTCTTCGCGCTCGGCTTCCTCGTCGTCGGCCCGGCTGGCGACAAGGTCCTGCCCGGCAACACCACGATTGGAATCGTCCTGCTCTGGGCCGCCGCCGGCCTGACGATCTACACCGGCTGGGATTATTTCAACGCCGGCATCCGCCATCTCGTCGCAGAGGACGAGCGCACGCCATGA
- a CDS encoding NADP-dependent oxidoreductase: protein MSQSGSVRIILASRPEGRPSPQNFRLERAAIPAPAEGQVLLKILYLSLDPYMRGRMSAAKSYAAATEIGQPMEGGTVGEVIESRDPAFKPGDIVLSHSGWQSHAVANAAQLRKLDPKAAPLTTALGVLGMPGFTAYAGLLTIGQPKPGETVVVAAASGPVGSAVGQIARIKGARAVGIAGGPEKCAFVRDTFGFDAVIDHRDPDMAAKLAAACPDGIDVYFENVGGHVWDAIFPLLNTFARIPVCGLVAHYNASGEFPGPDRLPGMMRQVLSKSLTIRGFIQREFAAAQAPTFREEMARWITEGAVKYKEDIVTGLENAPEAFIGLLEGKNFGKLIVEL from the coding sequence ATGTCCCAGTCCGGCAGCGTTCGCATCATTCTCGCCTCGCGCCCCGAAGGGCGCCCGAGCCCGCAGAATTTCCGACTGGAGCGGGCCGCGATCCCGGCGCCCGCCGAGGGGCAGGTGCTGCTCAAAATCCTCTATCTCTCGCTCGACCCCTATATGCGCGGGCGGATGAGCGCGGCGAAATCCTATGCTGCGGCGACCGAGATCGGGCAGCCCATGGAGGGCGGCACCGTCGGCGAGGTGATCGAGAGCCGCGACCCGGCCTTCAAGCCGGGCGATATCGTGCTCTCGCATTCCGGCTGGCAGTCCCATGCGGTGGCGAACGCTGCGCAGTTGCGCAAGCTCGATCCGAAAGCCGCGCCGCTGACGACGGCGCTCGGCGTGCTCGGCATGCCCGGTTTCACCGCTTATGCCGGGCTGCTCACCATCGGTCAGCCCAAACCTGGCGAGACGGTGGTCGTCGCGGCGGCGAGCGGGCCGGTCGGTTCGGCGGTCGGCCAGATCGCCCGGATCAAGGGCGCGCGAGCGGTCGGCATCGCCGGTGGTCCCGAGAAATGCGCCTTCGTGCGCGACACCTTCGGTTTCGATGCGGTGATCGACCATCGCGATCCCGACATGGCGGCCAAGCTCGCGGCGGCCTGCCCGGATGGCATCGACGTCTATTTCGAGAATGTCGGAGGTCATGTCTGGGATGCGATCTTCCCGTTGCTCAACACCTTCGCGCGCATCCCGGTCTGCGGTCTCGTCGCGCATTACAACGCGAGTGGAGAATTCCCGGGGCCTGACCGTTTGCCGGGGATGATGCGGCAGGTGCTGTCGAAGAGCCTGACGATCCGCGGCTTCATCCAGCGCGAATTCGCGGCAGCGCAAGCGCCGACCTTCAGGGAGGAGATGGCGCGCTGGATCACCGAGGGCGCGGTCAAGTACAAGGAAGACATCGTCACCGGGCTGGAGAACGCGCCCGAGGCCTTCATCGGGCTGCTGGAGGGCAAGAATTTCGGCAAGCTGATCGTCGAGCTCTGA
- the uvrC gene encoding excinuclease ABC subunit UvrC, translating into MNRERQDDLPQDEFEDEENALPAEPALVLAEAAPGALKAGIEVIQQFAKHLPNRPGVYRMFDRAGEVLYVGKAKSLKNRVTSYARGMAHTNAVARMIAETANMEFVTTGTETEALLLESNLIKQLRPRYNVLLRDDKSFPYILLTGDHEASALAKHRGSRHRKGDYFGPFASVWAVTRTIDALQKAFLIRTCSDSFYENRTRPCLLFQIRRCAGPCTGEISIPEYQALAGQARDFLSGRSSAVKQLLSTRMQAAAEDLEFEKAARYRDRLAALSAVQAGQDINTQGVEEADVFAIDEQAGQFCVEIFFFRNHQNWGNRALFPRADRSLTPAEVLASVVAQFYDDKPPPRLVLLSHPVEEIELIGQALSARAGRKVEVAHPKRGERADLMAHAVKNAREALSRKLAENAGQQSLLAALGAAFGMDTAPRRVEVYDNSHIMGTNAVGGMIVAGADGFVKNQYRTFNISTDTIAGDDFGMMREVLTRRFAKLAKEEGISLSPHPEEAANAAVSTDAPGADGAAAGLPGEMPDGAVQEEVPPKKARKAPKPRKDEDGFPSRPDLVIVDGGKGQFSAALRIMQELGAADIPLVAIAKGEDRNAMRETFHMAGKEPFKLQPRDPALYFIQRLRDEAHRFAIGTHRAKRKRETMKNPLDEIPGIGPSRKRALLLHFGTVKAIQRAKLDDLMRTPGVNAATAKAVHDFFHDA; encoded by the coding sequence ATGAATCGCGAACGCCAGGACGATCTGCCCCAGGACGAGTTCGAGGACGAGGAGAACGCCCTCCCCGCCGAGCCTGCGCTCGTCCTTGCGGAGGCTGCGCCCGGCGCGCTGAAGGCAGGCATCGAGGTCATCCAGCAATTCGCAAAACACCTGCCGAACCGGCCCGGCGTCTACCGGATGTTCGATCGCGCCGGCGAGGTGCTCTATGTCGGCAAGGCCAAGAGCCTGAAGAACCGCGTGACCTCCTATGCCCGCGGCATGGCGCATACCAATGCCGTCGCCCGGATGATCGCCGAGACGGCGAACATGGAGTTCGTCACCACCGGCACCGAGACCGAGGCGCTGCTGCTGGAGTCGAATCTGATCAAGCAGCTCAGGCCGCGCTACAACGTACTGCTGCGCGACGACAAGTCGTTCCCCTATATCCTGCTGACCGGCGACCACGAGGCGTCCGCGCTCGCCAAGCACCGCGGCTCGCGTCATCGCAAGGGCGATTATTTCGGCCCCTTCGCCTCGGTCTGGGCGGTGACGCGCACCATCGACGCGTTGCAGAAGGCCTTCCTGATCCGCACCTGCTCGGATTCCTTCTACGAGAACCGCACCCGCCCCTGCCTGCTCTTCCAGATCAGGCGCTGCGCCGGCCCCTGCACCGGCGAAATCTCGATCCCCGAATATCAGGCGCTCGCCGGCCAGGCCCGCGACTTCCTCTCCGGCCGCTCCTCGGCGGTTAAGCAGCTCCTGTCCACCCGCATGCAGGCCGCGGCGGAGGATCTCGAATTCGAGAAGGCAGCGCGCTATCGCGACCGCCTGGCAGCGCTCTCGGCCGTGCAGGCCGGGCAGGACATCAACACGCAAGGGGTTGAGGAAGCTGATGTCTTCGCCATCGACGAGCAGGCGGGACAGTTCTGCGTCGAGATCTTCTTCTTCCGCAACCATCAGAACTGGGGCAATCGCGCCCTCTTCCCGCGCGCCGACCGCTCCCTGACGCCGGCCGAGGTGCTCGCTTCCGTCGTCGCCCAGTTCTACGACGACAAGCCGCCACCGCGCCTCGTGCTGCTCTCGCATCCGGTCGAGGAGATCGAGCTGATCGGGCAGGCGCTCTCGGCCCGCGCCGGCCGCAAGGTCGAGGTCGCTCATCCCAAGCGCGGCGAGCGCGCCGACCTGATGGCCCATGCCGTGAAGAACGCCCGCGAGGCGCTCTCCCGCAAGCTCGCCGAGAATGCCGGGCAGCAATCGCTGCTCGCCGCGCTCGGCGCCGCCTTCGGCATGGACACGGCTCCGCGCCGGGTCGAGGTCTACGACAACTCGCACATCATGGGCACGAACGCGGTCGGCGGCATGATCGTCGCCGGGGCGGACGGCTTCGTGAAGAACCAGTACCGCACCTTCAATATCTCGACCGACACCATCGCCGGCGACGATTTCGGCATGATGCGCGAGGTGCTGACGCGGCGGTTCGCGAAGCTGGCGAAGGAAGAAGGCATTTCCCTGAGCCCTCATCCTGAGGAGGCCGCGAATGCGGCCGTCTCGACGGATGCTCCAGGGGCTGACGGAGCCGCGGCGGGCCTCCCCGGAGAGATGCCTGACGGCGCTGTTCAGGAAGAGGTTCCCCCGAAAAAGGCTCGCAAGGCGCCGAAGCCGCGCAAGGACGAGGACGGCTTCCCCTCCCGTCCCGATCTCGTCATCGTCGACGGCGGCAAGGGCCAGTTCAGCGCCGCACTCAGGATCATGCAGGAGCTCGGTGCGGCCGACATCCCGCTCGTCGCCATCGCCAAGGGGGAGGATCGCAATGCGATGCGCGAGACCTTCCACATGGCGGGCAAGGAGCCCTTCAAGCTGCAGCCACGCGATCCCGCGCTCTATTTCATCCAGCGCCTGCGCGACGAGGCACATCGCTTCGCTATCGGCACCCACCGCGCCAAGCGCAAGCGCGAGACGATGAAGAACCCGCTCGACGAAATCCCCGGCATCGGCCCCTCGCGCAAGCGCGCGCTGCTTTTGCATTTCGGCACGGTGAAGGCGATCCAGCGCGCCAAGCTCGACGACCTCATGCGAACGCCGGGCGTCAATGCGGCAACGGCCAAGGCCGTGCATGATTTCTTTCACGATGCGTAG
- a CDS encoding molybdenum cofactor biosynthesis protein MoaE, with protein MTPLVRIQREDFSLQDEIDALSAGRADIGAVVSFTGLCRDEAGTLAALELEHYPGMADAEIARVATEAAGRWPLMGLVAIHRYGLVKPGEQIVLVLAVSAHRRAAFEAADFMMDYLKTRAPFWKREHRADGTLGGWVEAKADDDDAAKRWG; from the coding sequence ATGACGCCTCTCGTCCGCATCCAGCGCGAGGATTTCTCGCTTCAGGACGAGATCGACGCGCTCTCGGCCGGCCGCGCCGATATCGGCGCCGTCGTTTCCTTCACGGGCCTGTGCCGCGACGAGGCCGGCACGCTCGCCGCACTGGAACTCGAGCATTATCCCGGCATGGCCGACGCCGAGATCGCCCGCGTCGCCACCGAGGCGGCCGGGCGCTGGCCGCTCATGGGCCTCGTCGCGATCCACCGCTATGGGCTGGTCAAGCCGGGCGAGCAGATCGTGCTGGTGCTGGCGGTTTCCGCCCATCGCCGCGCCGCCTTCGAGGCCGCCGATTTCATGATGGACTATCTCAAGACCCGCGCCCCGTTCTGGAAGCGCGAGCATCGCGCCGACGGCACGCTCGGCGGCTGGGTCGAAGCCAAGGCGGATGACGACGATGCGGCGAAACGCTGGGGTTGA
- a CDS encoding chloramphenicol phosphotransferase CPT family protein, whose translation MIPARPGRIILLNGASSSGKSSLARAIQARIDTPFWHISIDHLRDSGVLPSARIRSGEFDWRTMREAFFLGFERSLTAYVEAGNDLIVEHIMESEAWLLRLADAFAGQDVFFVGVHCALEELERRERERGDRPVGDARRDFHRIHSYCLYDAEVDAMQDRDANADAVIAAWRARMRPSAFERLRERSNRG comes from the coding sequence ATGATTCCGGCCAGGCCCGGCCGCATCATCCTGCTCAACGGCGCGTCGAGCAGCGGCAAGTCCTCGCTGGCACGCGCCATCCAGGCGCGGATCGACACGCCGTTCTGGCATATCTCGATCGACCATCTCCGCGATTCCGGCGTGTTGCCGAGCGCCCGGATCAGGAGCGGCGAATTCGACTGGCGGACCATGCGAGAGGCCTTCTTCCTCGGCTTCGAGCGCTCGCTCACCGCCTATGTCGAGGCCGGCAACGATCTCATCGTCGAGCACATCATGGAAAGCGAGGCCTGGCTGCTGCGGCTGGCCGATGCGTTTGCCGGGCAGGACGTGTTCTTCGTCGGTGTCCATTGCGCGCTGGAGGAGCTGGAGCGACGTGAGCGCGAACGCGGCGACAGGCCGGTTGGCGACGCGCGACGCGACTTCCATCGCATCCATTCCTACTGCCTCTACGATGCCGAGGTGGATGCGATGCAGGATCGCGACGCCAATGCCGATGCGGTCATCGCGGCGTGGCGGGCGCGGATGCGGCCTTCGGCCTTTGAACGATTGCGCGAGCGCAGCAACCGCGGCTGA
- a CDS encoding transcriptional regulator yields MSSRNMKLDEIAARAQEALATTEQRRKDALDAWQAVEDQASAARLKTEKLRALRLARDAEEAAAKAVAPISKAVVKRPSRVAAKSL; encoded by the coding sequence ATGTCGAGCCGCAACATGAAGCTGGACGAGATCGCTGCGCGGGCGCAGGAAGCTCTTGCGACGACCGAGCAGCGCCGAAAGGATGCCCTCGACGCCTGGCAGGCGGTCGAGGATCAAGCCAGCGCTGCCCGACTCAAGACCGAGAAGCTGCGGGCGCTTCGTCTTGCGCGGGATGCCGAAGAGGCTGCCGCCAAGGCGGTCGCCCCGATCAGCAAGGCGGTCGTGAAGCGCCCGAGCCGGGTCGCCGCGAAGTCGCTCTGA